CCGAGATGTACGTCAAGGAGCTTGTCGTGCTGAATGAGGCTGCACCGCTTCCCTACAGCATGGAAGAGGCTGCTGAGGCCGGCGAGGCCCTGCGGCTGAAGCACCGGTACCTTGACCTGAGAAGACCTGAGATGCAGCAGAACATGATCACCCGCCACCGGGCAAGCAAGCTGATGCGCGATTATCTGGACGATAACGGGTTCCTCGAGATAGAGACGCCCATGCTCACCAAGTCCACGCCGGAAGGCGCACGCGACTACCTCGTGCCGTCCAGGCTCAATCCTGGATATTTCTATGCGCTGCCGCAGTCACCGCAGCTTTTCAAGCAGATCCTGATGGTTGCGGGCATGGAGAAATATTTTCAGATCGTGAAATGTTTCCGTGATGAAGACCTGCGGGCAGACCGACAGCCCGAGTTCACCCAGGTCGACCTTGAGATGTCCTTTGTGGACCGCAAGGATGTTATAGAACTGATTGAAGGCATGATGAAGAAACTCTTCAGGGGAGTTTTGGACATTGATATCCAGACCCCCTTTGAGATGCTGAGCTATCAGGAGTCCATGGAGCGCTTTGGCAATGACAAGCCTGACATGCGTTTCGGGCTTGAGCTGAAGGACATGGCTGATCTTGCGGCAAAGGGGACCTTCAAGGTATTCCTTGATGCGATCCAGTCAGGCGGCCTGGTGAAGGCCATCAACGGCAAAGGTATGGCAGGAATCTCCAGGAAGGATATCGATCTGCTTACTCAGGAGGCACAGTCGTATGGCGCAAAGGGTCTTGCCTGGATCAAGGTGAAAAGCGGCTTTGAGTCGCCTATCGCAAAGTTTTTCCCTGAGGACGTGTTAAAGGCCATGTCAGAGCGGCTCGGCGCTGAAGACGGCGATATGATGCTCTTTGTGGCTGACAAGGTGAAGGTGACCTATGACGTGCTGAGCAGGCTGAGGCTTGAATTGGGCAAGAGGCTGAACCTTATTCAGCCGGGATACAAGTTTGTCTGGATCACCGACTTTCCGCTTCTTGAATGGGATGAGGAGGAGGGCAGGTTCCAGGCAATGCACCATCCGTTTACCTCGCCGCTCGATGAGGATATCGAAAAGATGATGGCCGGTGATATGACTGACCGCAACATGCTTGGTTCACTCAAGGCCAAGGCGTATGATATTGTTTTGAACGGTTTTGAAATCGGCGGAGGAAGCATACGAATCCATAACCAGAAGCTCCAGAAAAAGATGTTCGAGCTGCTCAATATCGGTGAAGAAGATGCCCGCACCAAGTTCGGTTTCCTCCTCGATGCCCTTCAGTATGGCGCTCCGCCCCATGGCGGGCTTGCCCTCGGCCTCGACAGACTTGTGATGCTTATGGTGGGAGCAACCTCGATCAGGGATGTTATTGCCTTCCCCAAGACGCAGAAGGCCTTCTGCATGATGTCGGGTGCGCCCTCAGCGGTCGAGACAAAGCAGCTCCGGGAGCTTCATATCAAGACTGACGTGGTAGTGGAAGAAAAGTCCTAACGCTGCAGGTCGCTGTAGTGCTTCTTGAGGCATTCTTCGCAGATGCCATGTGAAAATTCCATGTCGTGATAGGTGCCAAAATATTCCTCAAGGGTCTGCCAGTAGTTGTCGTCATCTCTGATCTTCTTGCACCAGGCGCATATGGGCAGCAGGCTCCTGAGGTGCAGCAGTTCAGAGATATCTTCGATAATCAGCAGGGATACATTTTTGTTTTCGAACAGAAAGGGTGAAGCGGTAACGAGCACATGCACATCTTTTACACCCTGTTCTGTCGAAAGCGACATCATGGTTTTTTTCCGGTACACCTTGTTGCCGTGCAAGGCCTCTTTCACCGAGTTTCTGATCACGCAGTCTGTACAGGCAGCTGCATGTCCGCATCCTCCCGGAGTCTCCGCAGCATGAATGCAATGGAGGGCATCGCCGCCCCGCTTATGATATACGCTCTCTCTGCCACCGTCGATCGGCATTAGTCCTTCTGCGGCACTGTTCAGATACAGTATCCTGACATCGTCGTCTACAACAAAAACCGGCGACGGGATCGCATTAAAGAGGTTCAGCAACGACGCGGAATCATCAAAAAGCGATGTCATGGACCCGACCTTTTTCCCCTCTGGTATTCACCATTTTAGTATATTCCCATTTACGCCCGGATTCAAGAGGGATGCCTGGAATCGGTTAACGGTCTCAGTGTTTCGGGCTTGACAACAGTCCGAATGGCTCCTAAACTCTTTATGAGAGTGTGAAACATATTTTCTGCTTCGGGGTTTTATCGACAAAGGAGGATGTGATATGAGACGAACGATTT
This window of the Nitrospirota bacterium genome carries:
- the aspS gene encoding aspartate--tRNA ligase; this encodes EMYVKELVVLNEAAPLPYSMEEAAEAGEALRLKHRYLDLRRPEMQQNMITRHRASKLMRDYLDDNGFLEIETPMLTKSTPEGARDYLVPSRLNPGYFYALPQSPQLFKQILMVAGMEKYFQIVKCFRDEDLRADRQPEFTQVDLEMSFVDRKDVIELIEGMMKKLFRGVLDIDIQTPFEMLSYQESMERFGNDKPDMRFGLELKDMADLAAKGTFKVFLDAIQSGGLVKAINGKGMAGISRKDIDLLTQEAQSYGAKGLAWIKVKSGFESPIAKFFPEDVLKAMSERLGAEDGDMMLFVADKVKVTYDVLSRLRLELGKRLNLIQPGYKFVWITDFPLLEWDEEEGRFQAMHHPFTSPLDEDIEKMMAGDMTDRNMLGSLKAKAYDIVLNGFEIGGGSIRIHNQKLQKKMFELLNIGEEDARTKFGFLLDALQYGAPPHGGLALGLDRLVMLMVGATSIRDVIAFPKTQKAFCMMSGAPSAVETKQLRELHIKTDVVVEEKS